In the genome of Neoarius graeffei isolate fNeoGra1 chromosome 27, fNeoGra1.pri, whole genome shotgun sequence, one region contains:
- the lctla gene encoding lactase-like a, producing MAQHTLLSMCHVLVLALCISAAEDFDWTKNEKGSFHYGTFPTAFSWGAGSSAYQTEGAWNKDGKGMSIWDVFSHKRGKILLNDTGDSSCEGYYKLKDDILLMKDMKLNHYRFSISWPRILPAGIKSEHINEKGIQHYDNLINMLLENQITPIVTLYHWDLPQVLQEKYGGWQNDSMVNFFNDYANLCFERFGNRVKHWITFNNPWSVAVEGYETGEHAPGLKLKGTGAYKAAHNIIKAHAKVWHTYDIQWRSKQKGMVGISLSTDWGEPVDITNQRDIEAADRYMQFYLGWFAAPLFSGDYPQVMKEYIGRKSAQQGLGSSRLPTFSPQEKSYIKGTCDFLGIGHFTTRYITQKNFPSNRGSTYFTDRDLAELVDPLWPDPGSEWLYSVPWGFRRLISFLQTQYGNPVIYVTENGVSEKIVCTDLCDEWRMQYFRDYINEMLKAVNDGVNVKGYTAWSLLDMFEWDEGYSERFGLYYVDFESKNKQRYPKASVQFYKRIISSNGFPNQREVESWKRKAKETCTSSNQLLAADPLSSHMELVTEIVVPTVGTVCILLTAIFLMFLLKSRL from the exons ATGGCACAGCACACTCTTCTGAGCATGTGCCATGTTCTCGTGTTGGCACTGTGCATTTCTGCAGCGGAGGACTTTGACTGGACCAAGAATGAAAAAGGATCCTTTCATTATGGCACTTTCCCTACTG CGTTCTCTTGGGGTGCTGGCAGCTCGGCATATCAGACTGAGGGAGCCTGGAATAAAGATGGCAAAGGGATGAGCATTTGGGATGTGTTTTCACATAAAAGAGGCAAAATCCTCCTGAACGACACTGGCGATTCTTCCTGTGAGGGCTACTACAAACTCAAG GATGACATCTTGTTAATGAAAGACATGAAGCTGAATCACTACCGCTTTTCTATTTCCTGGCCAAGGATCCTACCGGCTGGAATTAAGT CTGAGCACATCAATGAGAAGGGAATACAGCACTATGACAATCTCATCAATATGCTCCTGGAGAATCAGATCACACCCATTGTAACCCTTTATCATTGGGATTTACCTCAG GTTCTTCAAGAGAAATATGGTGGTTGGCAGAACGACAGCATGGTCAATTTCTTTAACGATTACGCCAATCTGTGCTTTGAGAGATTTGGTAATCGGGTAAAACACTGGATCACCTTTAACAACCCATGG TCAGTTGCAGTGGAGGGTTATGAGACTGGTGAACATGCTCCTGGACTGAAACTGAAAGGCACTGGCGCCTACAAGGCTGCCCACAACATCATTAAG GCTCATGCTAAAGTTTGGCACACTTATGACATCCAGTGGCGAAGCAAACAGAAAg GAATGGTGGGCATCTCTCTGTCTACTGACTGGGGGGAACCAGTGGACATCACGAACCAGAGGGACATTGAAGCAGCTGACAGATACATGCAGTTTTACCTGGGCTGGTTTGCTGCACCACTCTTCAGCGGAGATTATCCTCAAGTGATGAAGGAATACATAG GCAGGAAGAGTGCACAGCAAGGCCTGGGGAGTTCCCGTCTGCCCACTTTCAGCCCACAAGAGAAAAGCTATATTAAGGGCACGTGTGACTTCTTGGGAATCGGCCACTTCACCACAcgctacatcacacagaagaactTTCCCTCAAACCGTGGAAGTACCTACTTTACTGATCGGGATCTAGCAGAGCTAGTAGACCCGCTCTGGCCTGACCCTGGCTCTGAATGGCTCTACTCAGTGCCGTGGGGCTTCCGTCG CCTCATTTCCTTTCTTCAGACACAGTATGGAAACCCTGTGATATATGTGACAGAAAACGGCGTCTCAGAGAAGATAGTGTGCACTGATCTGTGTGATGAATGGCGGATGCAGTACTTCAGGGATTACATCAATGAAATGCTTAAAG CGGTTAATGATGGGGTAAATGTGAAAGGATATACAGCATGGTCTCTGCTCGACATGTTTGAATGGGACGAGGGCTACTCTGAGAGATTCGGCTTGTACTATGTGGACTTTGAAAGCAAAAATAAGCAACGTTACCCAAAAGCCTCTGTTCAATTCTACAAACGCATCATCAGCTCCAATGGCTTTCCCAATCAGAGAGAG GTTGAGAGCtggaaaaggaaagcaaaagaaaCCTGCACTTCCAGTAACCAGCTTCTAGCAGCAG ATCCACTCAGCAGCCACATGGAGCTGGTGACAGAGATTGTGGTTCCTACCGTGGGTACAGTCTGTATTCTCCTCACCGCCATCTTCCTCATGTTCCTCCTGAAAAGTCGCCTCTGA
- the tipin gene encoding TIMELESS-interacting protein → MMSDPSENGHFGMSDYDQIEDESFPPLPPPLSPGEGNFDEQPTANGEGEEGELSRLPDVPVAKRHIVKRPQPKLDSQRLVSERGLPALRTLFSDVKFKGKGHEVEDLKVLMQKMENWAHRLYPKLQFEDFIDKVEVLGGKKEVQTCLKRIRLDMPLTHEDFIGNDGDEAVVHSQEDADPFEDRSFSEDPFIHSTPAPLSLTEEQQQRIERNKQLALERRLARQKQLESLESAFPDEPAASPTAHHFSQDDQKELDQTTGNTDMPLKQDPVESQSSPHTNKCDSPVPEITNDRDNESD, encoded by the exons ATGATGTCTGATCCATCAGAAAATGGTCACTTTGGCATGTCTGACTACGATCAAATAGAGGATGAGTCCTTTCCCCCGCTCCCACCACCGCTGTCCCCTGGAGAGGGCAACTTCGATGAGCAGCCTACAGCCAATGGAGAGG GTGAAGAGGGAGAGCTGTCCAGGTTACCTGATGTTCCTGTAGCTAAAAGACACATAGTTAAGAGACCGCAGCCTAAACTAGACTCTCAGAG GCTTGTGTCTGAACGAGGACTTCCAGCCTTGCGTACATTATTCAGTGATGTCAAATTTAAAGGCAAAGGCCATGAG GTTGAGGATCTTAAGGTTCTAATGCAGAAAATGGAGAACTGGGCTCACAGACTTTATCCCAAACTACAGTTTGAGGACTTTATTGACAAAGTGGAGGTTCTAGGAGGCAAGAAAGAAGTACAG ACATGTCTCAAACGAATCCGACTGGATATGCCTCTGACCCATGAGGATTTCATTGGAAATGATGGCG acGAAGCAGTGGTCCATTCACAGGAAGATGCAGACCCGTTTGAAGATAGAAGTTTCTCTGAAGATCCATTTATCCACTCCACTCCTGCACCGCTGTCTCTTACAGAAGAACAGCAACAGCGCATCGAACGCAACAAACAGCTGGCTCTGGAAAGAAGGCTGGCTCGACAGAAACAGCTAG AGTCGTTAGAGTCAGCTTTCCCGGATGAACCTGCTGCAAGTCCCACAGCACATCACTTCAGCCAAGATGACCAGAAAGAACTGGATCAGACCACAGGAAACACTGACATGCCTTTGAAACAGGATCCTGTGGAGTCTCAGAGCTCCCCTCAcacaaacaaatgtgacagtccaGTTCCAGAAATAACAAATGACCGAGATAATGAGAGTGATTGA